The nucleotide sequence TAGATTCTGCTATGACCCAGAAGGTGCAGCAGCAACTCCATGAGTGGACGCAAAAGGTTAAGGCGTCTGCAGGTAGGCGGGTTCCTGTGCGGACTGGGCATCTTAGAAGGTCGATTTATGCTAAAGTTTTTGATTGGGTTGCCGAGGCGGGTGCTGATGTTGCGTATGCTGCGGCTGTGGAGTTTGGGACTCGTTACATGAGGGCGCGTCCGTTTTTGTTTCCTGCGGTTCAAGAGTATCTGCCTCAACTGGAAACCGTAATCTGCCAAGCCATTGAAGCCGCAAAACGGGAGGCTGGGCTGTGAGTTTTCGGGAAATCGCAGTCACGGTCAGGGCAGTTAACCGTGCAAGCAACGAGTTCAGCAGAATCCAAACCGACGCCCAAGCACTTACGGCTAGAATCAAAAGTTTGGGTTCCGCTGTTGCAGGTTT is from Candidatus Bathyarchaeota archaeon and encodes:
- a CDS encoding HK97 gp10 family phage protein — encoded protein: MATVDVTYTVEGAEEFKAAMQRLDSAMTQKVQQQLHEWTQKVKASAGRRVPVRTGHLRRSIYAKVFDWVAEAGADVAYAAAVEFGTRYMRARPFLFPAVQEYLPQLETVICQAIEAAKREAGL